One genomic segment of Brachionichthys hirsutus isolate HB-005 chromosome 13, CSIRO-AGI_Bhir_v1, whole genome shotgun sequence includes these proteins:
- the LOC137903009 gene encoding regulation of nuclear pre-mRNA domain-containing protein 1A-like isoform X1 produces the protein MSAFSEAALEKKLSELSNSQQSVQTLSLWLIHHRKHSRTIVNVWFNELRKALVSRKLTFLYLANDVIQNSKKKGPEFTQDFSPVIVEAFKHVYRDGEEGCKKQLGRVLSIWQERAVYENNLLDQLSQVLYGEKKAKKRSYEEIQPDDEDFASQSSPAEPPQTAELIRALQELENAASGDSVLRQRISSLPAEVQDTSLLNRVTDKESGERLSRLVEEACMLLADYSGRLAAEIDDRRQLTRTLTAFLQSQRDGLTQNEQKLEEYKRKLARVTQVRKELRSRLGNLPGGIYNSSN, from the exons ATGTCAGCGTTCTCCGAGGCGGCTTTAGAAAAGAAACTATCCGAGCTAAGCAACTCGCAGCAAAGTGTGCAGACGCTGTCGCTGTGGCTCATCCACCACAGAAAGCACTCGAGGACTATCGTCAATGTTTGGTTCAACGAACTGAGAAAAG CCCTGGTGTCGCGGAAGCTGACCTTCCTTTACTTGGCCAATGACGTCATTCAGAACAGCAAGAAGAAAGGACCCGAGTTCACCCAGGACTTTTCCCCAGTTATTGTTGAAGCATTCAAACACGTCTACAG GGACGGCGAGGAGGGCTGTAAGAAACAACTGGGTCGAGTGTTGTCCATCTGGCAGGAGAGAGCTGTGTACGAAAACAACCTGCTGGATCAGCTTTCGCAAGTCCTGT ACGGGGAAAAGAAAGCTAAGAAGAGATCATATGAAGAGATCCAACCTGACGACGAGGACTTCGCCTCCCAGAGTTCCCCAGCTGAGCCGCCACAG ACAGCAGAGTTAATCCGAGCTCTCCAGGAGCTGGAAAATGCTGCCTCTGGTGACTCGGTGCTACGTCAGCgcatctcctccctccctgctgAGGTGCAAGACACGTCGCTGCTTAACAGAGTCACGG ATAAGGAATCGGGTGAGCGGCTTTCCCGGCTGGTGGAGGAAGCCTGCATGCTGCTAGCAGACTACAGCGGCCGCTTGGCGGCAGAGATCGACGACAGGAGGCAGCTCACGCGCACGCTAACGGCCTTCCTGCAGAGTCAGAGGGACGGCCTCACCCAGAACGAGCAGAAACTTGAA GAATACAAACGCAAACTGGCGCGGGTGACCCAGGTCAGGAAGGAGCTGCGTTCACGTCTCGGCAATCTTCCAGGCGGAATCTACAACTCTTCAAACTGA
- the LOC137903009 gene encoding regulation of nuclear pre-mRNA domain-containing protein 1A-like isoform X2 encodes MSAFSEAALEKKLSELSNSQQSVQTLSLWLIHHRKHSRTIVNVWFNELRKALVSRKLTFLYLANDVIQNSKKKGPEFTQDFSPVIVEAFKHVYRDGEEGCKKQLGRVLSIWQERAVYENNLLDQLSQVLYGEKKAKKRSYEEIQPDDEDFASQSSPAEPPQTAELIRALQELENAASGDSVLRQRISSLPAEVQDTSLLNRVTDKESGERLSRLVEEACMLLADYSGRLAAEIDDRRQLTRTLTAFLQSQRDGLTQNEQKLEVSIWCV; translated from the exons ATGTCAGCGTTCTCCGAGGCGGCTTTAGAAAAGAAACTATCCGAGCTAAGCAACTCGCAGCAAAGTGTGCAGACGCTGTCGCTGTGGCTCATCCACCACAGAAAGCACTCGAGGACTATCGTCAATGTTTGGTTCAACGAACTGAGAAAAG CCCTGGTGTCGCGGAAGCTGACCTTCCTTTACTTGGCCAATGACGTCATTCAGAACAGCAAGAAGAAAGGACCCGAGTTCACCCAGGACTTTTCCCCAGTTATTGTTGAAGCATTCAAACACGTCTACAG GGACGGCGAGGAGGGCTGTAAGAAACAACTGGGTCGAGTGTTGTCCATCTGGCAGGAGAGAGCTGTGTACGAAAACAACCTGCTGGATCAGCTTTCGCAAGTCCTGT ACGGGGAAAAGAAAGCTAAGAAGAGATCATATGAAGAGATCCAACCTGACGACGAGGACTTCGCCTCCCAGAGTTCCCCAGCTGAGCCGCCACAG ACAGCAGAGTTAATCCGAGCTCTCCAGGAGCTGGAAAATGCTGCCTCTGGTGACTCGGTGCTACGTCAGCgcatctcctccctccctgctgAGGTGCAAGACACGTCGCTGCTTAACAGAGTCACGG ATAAGGAATCGGGTGAGCGGCTTTCCCGGCTGGTGGAGGAAGCCTGCATGCTGCTAGCAGACTACAGCGGCCGCTTGGCGGCAGAGATCGACGACAGGAGGCAGCTCACGCGCACGCTAACGGCCTTCCTGCAGAGTCAGAGGGACGGCCTCACCCAGAACGAGCAGAAACTTGAA GTTTCCATCTGGTGTGTTTAG
- the si:ch211-199g17.2 gene encoding uncharacterized protein si:ch211-199g17.2 — protein MRNHITGSLHRFNYIKAWHPSLLSGWTENAELFKLARPLMEKAKALEGEEGPGHIRLLEVEDAVYRMMAARSENDGLSRVVECRSEAGQSYCFLCHCCRVRANNEDVVDHLTGSAHLANYLKSALMGDVGDDRRLLRSLARKALRDVGSGEQKVVNLPESLCILMTSKSYHWCIKMLRKRRTRGENRGMKIPVVGASVRKTSNRASPVKCTVGMMRTNKKRRNKNATVFKVSLPLSKGAILLERTPFSRDDDPAPPASSPPPDSDVTPSAFESKDCEAQSFSRFAADNADQTFQLQHGPCGNGADGGCFTGPDGAFVRHQDANENYNQSESISGMEYPWSGGNDYSRRHDPQGSSQSFDKGWQHEDPQTPNEWVSPAVSHAPDWPSYHAPYGAEPWCNSLSQVVVRMAMPQEEWPMAGNVAQRHNQQPRYEYVTHDHAGLPAGSVSHQGASWCDLHPEPFAHGGNSWPKPAEQFLQSEPSSWQTYVGFGTGPVQAASQSYVMQPTALQAIPGGSGYNDGPVITPGQHLIHANVMWTPQTPAGLLG, from the exons ATGAGGAACCACATCACGGGAAGCCTCCACAGATTCAACTACATC AAAGCCTGGCACCCCAGTTTGTTGTCTGGGTGGACGGAGAATGCCGAGTTGTTCAAGCTGGCCCGTCCCCTGATGGAGAAAGCAAAGGCGCTCGAGGGTGAGGAGGGACCAGGACACATCCGG TTGTTAGAGGTTGAAGACGCCGTCTACCGGATGATGGCTGCCCGCAGTGAGAATGATG GGCTGTCCCGCGTGGTTGAGTGCAGAAGCGAAGCTGGCCAAAGCTACTGCTTCTTATGTCACTGCTGCCGAGTCCGAGCCAACAACGAGGACGTCGTCGATCACCTAACCGGCTCCGCTCATCTTGCTAACTATTTG AAATCGGCACTGATGGGAGACGTTGGCGACGACCGCCGGCTTCTGCGGTCGTTGGCTAGGAAAGCCTTGCGAGACGTGGGAAGCGGCGAGCAGAAG GTGGTGAATTTACCAGAATCACTCTGTATCCTAATGACTAGCAAAAGCTACCACTGGT gcATAAAGATGCTTCGTAAACGACGGACACGTGGTGAGAACCGAGGGATGAAAATACCCGTCGTAG GGGCGAGTGTGAGGAAGACTTCAAATCGAGCCAGCCCTGTGAAATGCACTGTAGGGATGATGAGGACAAATAAAAAGAGGAGGAACAAGAATGCCACTGTATTCAAGGTAAGCCTTCCTCTTAGCAAAGGTGCCATTCTCCTGGAGAGGACGCCTTTCAGCAGGGACGACGACCCCGCCCCGCCCGCGTCCTCCCCTCCACCGGACTCTGATGTCACTCCCTCAGCTTTTGAGTCAAAGGACTGTGAAGCTCAGTCATTCAGTCGATTTGCAGCTGACAATGCAGATCAGACCTTCCAACTTCAGCACGGCCCGTGTGGCAACGGTGCAGACGGCGGCTGCTTCACGGGGCCGGACGGCGCCTTTGTCCGTCATCAAGACGCGAATGAGAACTACAACCAATCTGAATCCATCAGTGGGATGGAATACCCCTGGTCTGGGGGGAACGATTACAGCAGGCGGCACGATCCGCAAGGATCGAGTCAGAGCTTTGACAAAGGCTGGCAGCATGAGGATCCACAGACGCCGAACGAGTGGGTGTCGCCTGCTGTTTCCCACGCTCCGGACTGGCCGTCTTACCACGCCCCCTACGGCGCAGAGCCGTGGTGCAATTCACTCTCGCAAGTTGTCGTGAGAATGGCGATGCCCCAAGAAGAGTGGCCGATGGCCGGAAATGTTGCCCAGCGTCACAATCAACAGCCCCGATATGAGTACGTGACCCACGATCACGCAGGCCTTCCTGCAGGCAGTGTGAGCCATCAGGGTGCAAGTTGGTGCGACCTGCACCCTGAGCCGTTTGCCCACGGCGGCAACAGTTGGCCCAAGCCGGCGGAACAGTTTCTCCAGAGCGAGCCAAGCTCTTGGCAGACATACGTGGGTTTCGGCACCGGACCTGTTCAGGCAGCTTCACAAAGTTATGTGATGCAACCCACGGCTCTGCAAGCCATTCCAGGAGGCTCGGGGTACAATGATGGGCCTGTGATAACTCCTGGCCAGCATTTGATCCATGCTAATGTGATGTGGACCCCACAGACCCCTGCTGGTTTGTTGGGGTAA